One region of Camelina sativa cultivar DH55 chromosome 6, Cs, whole genome shotgun sequence genomic DNA includes:
- the LOC104699437 gene encoding la-related protein 6B yields the protein MADQQTLVSSSPPLPTTQSQSDDLSRSHSTSSTTSASSSLDPSLLRSLSSSRLNAGAPEFVPGRTTPPLPQPPRMIIPPPPPHGMLHMYHHQPPFNAPVLGPVPIQPHLVPVQNHHPHHHRFHHHHNRHQNQQYVPVRNHQDYLQQRGGGAVGGEQEPDLVPKKNDRRDHSKRESKTDQATETGASVTIDSKTGLPEDTIQKIVNQVEYYFSDLNLATTDHLMRFICKDPEGYVPIHVVASFKKXLRVENFSPNNEKKRLFCLFWSLPFSRGICSLSLSINL from the exons ATGGCTGATCAACAAACCCTAGtttcctcttctcctcctcttcctacTACTCAATCTCAATCCGATGATCTATCTCGCTCCCACTCTACTTCTTCTACtacttcagcttcttcttccttagatcCATCGCTCTTGAGGTCTCTATCCTCAAGTAGACTCAACGCCGGAGCTCCTGAGTTCGTACCTGGTCGAACTACTCCTCCGCTGCCACAACCCCCGAGGATGATTATCCCGCCTCCTCCGCCGCACGGTATGCTTCATATGTATCACCACCAGCCTCCTTTCAATGCTCCGGTTCTTGGTCCTGTTCCAATCCAGCCTCACTTGGTTCCTGTTCAAAaccatcatcctcatcatcatcgctttcatcatcatcacaatcgTCATCAGAATCAGCAGTATGTTCCGGTGAGGAATCATCAAGATTATCTGCAGCAGCGTGGTGGTGGTGCTGTCGGCGGCGAGCAGGAACCGGATTTGGTTCCGAAGAAGAACGATCGGAGAGATCATAGTAAGAGAGAATCTAAGACCGATCAAGCTACTGAAACTGGAGCTTCTGTTACTATTGATTCGAAAACTGGTTTGCCTGAAGATACTATCCAGAAGATAGTGAATCAG GTTGAATACTATTTTAGCGACTTGAACTTGGCGACCACAGATCATCTAATGAGATTCATTTGCAAGGACCCCGAAGGATATG TGCCGATTCATGTTGTTGCATCGTTCAAGAAGANATTGAGAGTCGAGAACTTCTCTCCAAACAACGAAAAGAAGCGACTTTTTTGCCTCTTTTGGTCTCTCCCCTTCTCCAGGGGgatctgctctctctctctctctatcaatcTGTAA